The following proteins are encoded in a genomic region of Candidatus Methylarchaceae archaeon HK02M2:
- a CDS encoding bifunctional 5,6,7,8-tetrahydromethanopterin hydro-lyase/3-hexulose-6-phosphate synthase, with protein MSNRLYLIGEALLGREPELAHIDLIIGDKEGAVGQAFANGLTTLSRGHTPLLAVIRPNLPSKPFTLIVPKVTIKDMEQAAKIFGPAQAAIAKAIADSVEEGLIPNDKVDDWVIICSVFIHPEAKDYRKIYHYNYGATKLALKRALINYPPLDKIIYDKDRATHAIMGFKVPRLWMPPYLQVALDIPDLEKVKSIINQLPTSDRIILEAGTPLIKKYGVKVIRDIREIVKDVFVVADLKTLDVGQVEVDLAYEETADAVVASGLASKDTLDKFIYEAKRLGIYSFVDMMDVEDPIRILNSLQELPEVVILHRGIDEEKGGKTRWDLIKEIKKAFKDKKILMAVAGGIDPDNTTQALKAGADILIVGRYITQAKDVEKAARDFLKLIGLDMDTFRVHVE; from the coding sequence AGAACCTGAACTCGCTCATATAGACCTCATCATAGGCGATAAGGAAGGAGCTGTTGGTCAGGCATTTGCAAATGGGCTAACCACTTTATCTAGAGGACACACCCCATTACTTGCAGTAATTCGACCTAACTTACCTTCTAAGCCTTTTACTTTGATCGTACCCAAGGTCACTATAAAGGACATGGAGCAGGCAGCAAAAATCTTCGGTCCAGCTCAAGCAGCTATAGCAAAGGCAATCGCTGATTCTGTAGAAGAAGGATTAATCCCTAATGATAAAGTCGACGATTGGGTCATTATATGCAGCGTATTCATCCACCCTGAAGCCAAAGATTATAGAAAGATATATCACTATAATTATGGAGCTACAAAGTTAGCCCTAAAAAGAGCGTTAATTAATTATCCACCCCTCGATAAAATTATATATGATAAGGATAGGGCAACTCACGCAATTATGGGCTTTAAAGTTCCAAGACTGTGGATGCCACCTTATTTGCAGGTAGCTCTCGACATACCTGATCTTGAAAAGGTGAAATCGATTATAAACCAGCTACCAACAAGCGATAGAATAATCCTAGAGGCTGGCACTCCACTAATCAAAAAATATGGAGTTAAAGTCATTCGTGATATAAGAGAAATTGTAAAAGACGTCTTCGTAGTAGCCGACTTGAAGACATTGGATGTAGGTCAAGTTGAGGTAGATTTAGCGTATGAGGAGACTGCTGATGCAGTAGTGGCTTCTGGTCTAGCATCAAAAGACACATTAGACAAGTTCATTTATGAAGCAAAGAGATTAGGAATTTACTCTTTCGTGGATATGATGGATGTAGAAGACCCAATCCGAATTTTAAATTCACTTCAGGAACTCCCAGAGGTCGTAATTCTTCACAGAGGTATTGATGAAGAGAAAGGTGGGAAGACTAGATGGGACCTTATCAAAGAGATAAAAAAGGCATTCAAGGATAAAAAGATACTTATGGCAGTTGCTGGAGGGATAGATCCAGATAATACTACTCAAGCTCTAAAGGCTGGTGCAGATATTCTGATTGTGGGCAGGTATATCACTCAAGCCAAGGATGTTGAAAAGGCAGCTAGAGACTTCTTGAAGTTAATTGGCTTGGACATGGATACCTTTAGAGTACATGTAGAATAA